The following coding sequences lie in one Arachis hypogaea cultivar Tifrunner chromosome 9, arahy.Tifrunner.gnm2.J5K5, whole genome shotgun sequence genomic window:
- the LOC112712058 gene encoding LEAF RUST 10 DISEASE-RESISTANCEUS RECEPTOR-LIKE PROTEIN KINASE-like 2.5 isoform X1: protein MALRYLLFFFFLMLFLTGHCENEKQHNCPRSFDCGSRGRFQYPFTKAELPYCGLLLIHGCEDTYYFRKMIQLDKNATTLELTGSLDSNTIITIYDADFHASLEQNKCHALNTTYTLPPPSPLLSIYIEYNVSLFRCNHNLRIKLPLDYGNFTCGDYDIYYDKINTSPTIHDAGGIFSHCSLLHFATKDAINSTDVLSFLSSEIALKVVLSPDCDDCFNHRRGQCQLDTNNKFYCDEGSSTTNRLVKKMGLALALAVTATLVLVIIALYYKRWKKQNQTLPLVDAFFERHDHLQIKRYSYSEMKKVTNSFKNKLGQGGFGSVYKGQLQDGRHVAVKILSEFKGDGQEFINEVASMSRTSHVNIVALLGFCFEGSKRALVYELMPNGSLEKLIYNENSVIGDRQLDCQTLYDIAIGVARGLEYLHKGCNTKILHFDIKPHNILLDEKFCPKISDFGLAKVCTRKESIVSIFGARGTAGYIAPEVFSRNFGAVSHKSDVYSYGMMVLEMVGRRKNIKAEVDVSSEIYFPHWIYNRLVSNQELDLQNIRNECDNEMVRKMTIVSLWCIQTNPSTRPSISKVVEMLEGSAELLQLPPKPYWFSPSNSP, encoded by the exons ATGGCTCTACGTTAtttattgttcttcttcttcctcatgttGTTCTTGACTGGGCATTGCGAAAATGAGAAGCAACATAACTGTCCACGCTCTTTTGATTGTGGAAGCCGCGGCAGATTCCAGTACCCTTTCACCAAGGCTGAACTCCCTTACTGTGGCTTGCTGCTCATTCATGGCTGTGAAGACACGTACTATTTCCGCAAAATGATTCAACTGGACAAGAATGCAACAACCCTAGAGCTTACAGGCTCCCTTGACTCAAATACTATCATCACCATTTATGATGCAGATTTTCACGCCAGTTTGGAACAGAACAAATGTCACGCTTTGAACACTACTTATACTCTTCCTCCACCTTCTCCTCTGCTCTCTATTTATATCGAATACAATGTGTCCCTATTTCGATGCAATCACAACCTTAGAATAAAGCTCCCTTTAGATTATGGTAACTTCACATGCGGTGACTACGACATCTATTATGATAAAATCAATACGTCTCCTACTATACATGATGCTGGTGGCATTTTCTCACACTGCTCACTTCTTCATTTTGCAACAAAAGATGCCATTAATAGCACGGATGTTCTATCCTTTCTATCTTCTGAGATTGCCCTCAAAGTGGTATTATCTCCTGATTGTGATGATTGCTTCAATCACAGACGAGGTCAATGTCAACTTGACACCAACAACAAATTTTACTGTGACGAAG GTAGTAGTACTACAAATAGGCTTGTCAAAAAAATGGGACTCGCACTAGCACTGG CGGTGACAGCTACTCTAGTGCTAGTAATAATAGCGCTCTATTACAAAAGATGGAAGAAGCAAAATCAAACCCTTCCACTGGTTGATGCTTTTTTTGAGAGACATGACCACCTTCAAATCAAGAGGTATAGTTATTCTGAGATGAAGAAAGTGACCAATTCCTTCAAAAACAAACTAGGCCAAGGGGGGTTTGGCAGTGTATACAAAGGACAATTACAGGACGGACGCCATGTTGCAGTGAAGATCCTAAGTGAATTTAAAGGTGATGGTCAGGAGTTCATTAATGAAGTTGCAAGTATGAGCAGAACTTCTCATGTTAACATCGTTGCTCTTCTTGGCTTCTGCTTTGAAGGATCTAAGCGAGCTTTAGTTTACGAATTGATGCCTAATGGGTCTCTAGAGAAGTTAATTTATAATGAAAATTCTGTGATAGGGGATCGCCAATTGGATTGTCAAACTTTATATGATATTGCAATTGGTGTTGCCCGAGGACTTGAGTATTTGCACAAGGGCTGCAATACAAAAATCCTGCATTTTGACATAAAGCCTCATAACATTCTGTTAGATGAaaaattttgtcccaaaatttCCGACTTTGGACTTGCAAAAGTTTGCACAAGAAAAGAAAGTATAGTATCAATATTTGGTGCTAGAGGAACTGCAGGCTATATTGCCCCGGAGGTATTTTCTAGAAACTTTGGTGCAGTATCACATAAGTCAGATGTTTACAGTTATGGAATGATGGTCTTAGAAATGGTTGGAAGAAGAAAGAACATCAAGGCTGAAGTTGATGTATCGAGTGAGATATATTTCCCTCATTGGATATACAATCGCCTTGTGTCAAATCAGGAGCTTGATCTGCAAAACATAAGAAATGAATGTGATAATGAGATGGTCAGAAAGATGACAATAGTGAGCTTATGGTGCATCCAAACCAATCCTTCAACTCGACCATCAATCAGTAAGGTGGTGGAAATGTTGGAAGGAAGTGCTGAGTTGTTGCAATTGCCTCCTAAACCATATTGGTTTTCTCCTTCAAACTCTCCCTGA
- the LOC112712058 gene encoding LEAF RUST 10 DISEASE-RESISTANCEUS RECEPTOR-LIKE PROTEIN KINASE-like 2.1 isoform X2 has product MPQVPHSQPSPEFHNYRVCPEYNIYYGPPTEEIPKGFQWPTNLTECSNIQLPLKDESDTSHPFPFVSDEMQLEVLLSDDWAKRVKHQRGQCQLDTQGKFYCATGSSTTNRLVKKMGLALALAVTATLVLVIIALYYKRWKKQNQTLPLVDAFFERHDHLQIKRYSYSEMKKVTNSFKNKLGQGGFGSVYKGQLQDGRHVAVKILSEFKGDGQEFINEVASMSRTSHVNIVALLGFCFEGSKRALVYELMPNGSLEKLIYNENSVIGDRQLDCQTLYDIAIGVARGLEYLHKGCNTKILHFDIKPHNILLDEKFCPKISDFGLAKVCTRKESIVSIFGARGTAGYIAPEVFSRNFGAVSHKSDVYSYGMMVLEMVGRRKNIKAEVDVSSEIYFPHWIYNRLVSNQELDLQNIRNECDNEMVRKMTIVSLWCIQTNPSTRPSISKVVEMLEGSAELLQLPPKPYWFSPSNSP; this is encoded by the exons ATGCCACAAGTTCCTCACTCTCAACCTTCCCCGGAGTTTCATAACTATAGAGTGTGTCCAGAGTACAATATCTACTATGGCCCTCCAACTGAGGAAATTCCTAAGGGATTCCAGTGgccaacaaatttaacagaaTGTTCCAATATTCAGTTACCATTAAAAGACGAGTCAGATACTAGTCATCCATTTCCTTTTGTGTCTGATGAGATGCAATTGGAAGTATTATTATCTGATGATTGGGCCAAGCGTGTTAAGCACCAAAGAGGTCAATGTCAACTTGACACCCAAGGCAAATTCTATTGTGCCACAG GTAGTAGTACTACAAATAGGCTTGTCAAAAAAATGGGACTCGCACTAGCACTGG CGGTGACAGCTACTCTAGTGCTAGTAATAATAGCGCTCTATTACAAAAGATGGAAGAAGCAAAATCAAACCCTTCCACTGGTTGATGCTTTTTTTGAGAGACATGACCACCTTCAAATCAAGAGGTATAGTTATTCTGAGATGAAGAAAGTGACCAATTCCTTCAAAAACAAACTAGGCCAAGGGGGGTTTGGCAGTGTATACAAAGGACAATTACAGGACGGACGCCATGTTGCAGTGAAGATCCTAAGTGAATTTAAAGGTGATGGTCAGGAGTTCATTAATGAAGTTGCAAGTATGAGCAGAACTTCTCATGTTAACATCGTTGCTCTTCTTGGCTTCTGCTTTGAAGGATCTAAGCGAGCTTTAGTTTACGAATTGATGCCTAATGGGTCTCTAGAGAAGTTAATTTATAATGAAAATTCTGTGATAGGGGATCGCCAATTGGATTGTCAAACTTTATATGATATTGCAATTGGTGTTGCCCGAGGACTTGAGTATTTGCACAAGGGCTGCAATACAAAAATCCTGCATTTTGACATAAAGCCTCATAACATTCTGTTAGATGAaaaattttgtcccaaaatttCCGACTTTGGACTTGCAAAAGTTTGCACAAGAAAAGAAAGTATAGTATCAATATTTGGTGCTAGAGGAACTGCAGGCTATATTGCCCCGGAGGTATTTTCTAGAAACTTTGGTGCAGTATCACATAAGTCAGATGTTTACAGTTATGGAATGATGGTCTTAGAAATGGTTGGAAGAAGAAAGAACATCAAGGCTGAAGTTGATGTATCGAGTGAGATATATTTCCCTCATTGGATATACAATCGCCTTGTGTCAAATCAGGAGCTTGATCTGCAAAACATAAGAAATGAATGTGATAATGAGATGGTCAGAAAGATGACAATAGTGAGCTTATGGTGCATCCAAACCAATCCTTCAACTCGACCATCAATCAGTAAGGTGGTGGAAATGTTGGAAGGAAGTGCTGAGTTGTTGCAATTGCCTCCTAAACCATATTGGTTTTCTCCTTCAAACTCTCCCTGA
- the LOC140175379 gene encoding LEAF RUST 10 DISEASE-RESISTANCEUS RECEPTOR-LIKE PROTEIN KINASE-like 2.1, producing the protein MGTHESLSVDLQRLGNFVILYGGMNHVLISVTNIYGTLNVSGPSDVSIQLLIQQRVFIKWRNAWEASDAMSRSGSGSPPLHEPCLHVLTITQLLIMYRCVIVSIILYSVLSRTTLSSYVDPHYLACEPQTCGNQSITYPFYIQGKQQPFCGYPGFAISCDSNGFLILSLSNTPYIIHQIFYHNQSLRVSNAAFSSANSTNTPDSCISAAHNLTLPPTSTFNLVHQNNHKDIMFFFGCNLSSMPLELLDYRIGCSEATNKTDGSVLALYKDDVKTVSLVSKSCGTGSEVVDAVVEESEGVGMEEELRRGFMLNWTASDCKLCNSTGGRCGFNSTIFTFQCYCTDRIHASKCVIITDGRSKASMKMGLALGLAAAVTLLLVMVTLYYTRRKKQNPKHLLVDAFLERHGYLQIKRYSYSDMKKMTNSFKNKLGAGGFGSVYKGQLKDGRHVAVKILSELKGDGEDFINEVVSMSRTSHVNIVALLGFCFEGSKQALVYDFMPNGSLEKLLSDEHDVIGDRQLDYQTLYDIAIGVAKGLEYLHKGCNTRILHFDIKPHNILLDENFCPKISDFGLAKVCTRKESMVSISGTRGTAGYIAPEVFSRNFGVISHKSDVYSYGMMVLEMVGRRRNIKTEVDASSETYFPYWIYNRLVSNQELGLRNISNEFDNEKVRKLIIVSLWCIQTNPSNRPSISKVVEMLEGRIELLQLPPKPFWFSPSASP; encoded by the exons ATGGGGACACATGAATCTCTATCTGTTGACTTGCAACGACTTGGAAATTTCGTTATTTTGTATGGAGGCATGAATCATGTTCTAATCTCCGTTACGAATATCTATGGCACTTTAAACGTGAGCGGGCCCTCCGACGTGAGTATTCAACTACTCATCCAACAGCGCGTGTTCATAAAATGGAGAAATGCTTGGGAAGCATCAGATGCTATGAGCAGAAGTGGATCAGGATCACCTCCTTTACATGAGCCTTGCTTGCATGTCCTCACAATTACACAACTCTTAATCATGTACCGTTGTGTTATCGTTAGCATCATCCTCTATTCTGTGTTGAGCAGAACCACTTTGAGCAGTTATGTGGATCCACACTACCTGGCATGTGAACCCCAAACATGCGGCAACCAATCCATAACATACCCCTTCTACATCCAAGGCAAACAGCAACCTTTCTGTGGCTACCCTGGTTTTGCCATCTCTTGTGATAGTAATGGCTTTCTGATTCTCAGTCTCTCTAATACTCCTTACATCATCCATCAAATATTCTACCACAACCAATCACTCAGAGTTTCCAATGCTGCCTTTTCATCAGCCAACAGCACTAACACGCCAGATTCTTGTATTTCTGCTGCACACAACCTCACCCTTCCTCCAACCAGTACCTTCAATCTTGTTCATCAGAATAATCATAAGGACATCATGTTCTTCTTCGGCTGTAACCTGTCATCCATGCCCCTAGAGTTGTTAGATTACAGAATTGGGTGTTCTGAAGCGACCAACAAAACTGATGGTTCGGTTCTGGCATTATATAAGGACGATGTAAAAACAGTAAGCTTGGTGTCCAAGAGTTGTGGGACTGGCAGCGAGGTGGTGGACGCGGTGGTGGAAGAGAGTGAAGGAGTTGGGATGGAAGAGGAGCTGAGGAGAGGGTTCATGCTGAATTGGACAGCGAGTGATTGCAAGTTGTGCAATAGCACAGGAGGAAGGTGTGGCTTCAATTCAACTATCTTCACTTTCCAGTGTTACTGCACTGATCGAATTCATGCTTCCAAATGTGTTATTATTACAG ATGGTAGAAGCAAGGCTTCCATGAAGATGGGACTTGCACTCGGACTAG CTGCTGCGGTTACTCTGCTGTTAGTAATGGTCACCCTCTACTACACAAGACGGAAGAAGCAAAACCCGAAACACCTTCTGGTTGATGCCTTTCTGGAGAGGCATGGATACCTTCAAATCAAGAGGTACAGCTATTCCGACATGAAGAAAATGACCAACTCCTTCAAAAACAAACTAGGTGCAGGGGGATTTGGCAGTGTATACAAAGGACAATTAAAGGATGGACGACATGTTGCAGTGAAGATCCTAAGTGAATTGAAAGGTGATGGTGAAGATTTCATCAATGAAGTTGTGAGCATGAGCAGAACTTCTCATGTTAACattgttgctcttcttggcttCTGCTTTGAAGGTTCTAAACAAGCTTTGGTTTATGACTTTATGCCTAATGGGTCCCTTGAGAAGCTACTCTCTGATGAACATGACGTGATAGGGGATCGCCAATTAGATTATCAAACTTTATATGATATTGCAATTGGTGTTGCTAAAGGACTAGAGTATCTGCATAAGGGCTGCAATACTAGAATTCTGCATTTTGATATAAAGCCTCATAACATTCTCTTGGATGAGAATTTCTGTCCCAAAATTTCAGACTTTGGACTTGCCAAAGTTTGTACAAGAAAAGAAAGCATGGTATCGATATCTGGTACAAGAGGAACTGCAGGTTATATTGCCCCAGAGGTATTTTCTAGGAATTTTGGTGTAATATCACATAAGTCGGATGTTTATAGTTATGGAATGATGGTTTTAGAGATGGTTGGGAGAAGGAGGAATATCAAGACTGAAGTAGATGCTTCAAGTGAAACGTATTTTCCTTATTGGATATACAATAGACTTGTGTCAAATCAAGAGCTTGGTCTGCGGAATATAAGCAATGAATTTGATAATGAGAAGGTAAGAAAGCTGATAATAGTGAGCTTATGGTGCATTCAAACTAACCCTTCAAATCGGCCATCAATAAGTAAGGTGGTGGAAATGCTAGAAGGAAGAATTGAATTGTTGCAATTGCCGCCTAAACCATTTTGGTTTTCCCCCTCGGCCTCTCCCTAA
- the LOC140175233 gene encoding uncharacterized protein: protein MIKLIASYNDEVARTVLENAPYNAKYTSYQIQKEILHILSNKVRKHICEEIGDSKFCIVVDEARDESKREQMALVLRFVDIHGFIQERFLDLVHVKDTTSLTLKQELCGILSRHGLDVSNIRGQGYDGASNMRGEWNGLQALFLKDCPYAYYIHCFAHRLQLALVAASREVIPVHQFFSKLTFIVNIICSSSKRHDELHAAKTDEIVHLLEIDELETGKGANQIDTLKRAGDTQWSSHFSSVCSLINMYGATLTVLQKIIVDGSTYSQRGDADSAYNTLTSFEFVLILHLMKDMMGITDILCQALQKQSQDIVNADAYKNFDIAKISTLVDSYYPEDFTEQEKINLPFHLQHFILDVRQHPEMKNLSTIHELCRCSAETKKSKVYYLIDRLIRLILTLPVSTATTERSFSAMKIIKTRLRNKMDDDFLADSLVIYIEKEIAAKV from the exons ATGATAAAACTCATAGCATCTTACAATGATGAAGTTGCAAGAACTGTGTTAGAAAATGCTCCATATAATGCTAAATATACTTCAtatcaaattcaaaaagaaatCTTGCATATACTCTCAAACAAGGTGAGAAAGCATATTTGTGAAGAAATTGGAGATTCCAAGTTTTGCATTGTAGTAGATGAAGCTCGTGATGAATCCAAAAGAGAACAAATGGCACTTGTTTTGAGATTTGTTGATATACATGGTTTTATTCAAGAGCGTTTTCTTGATCTTGTACATGTCAAAGATactacatcattaactctaaaacAAGAATTGTGCGGTATTCTTTCTCGACATGGTCTTGATGTCTCTAATATTCGTGGTCAAGGATATGATGGCGCCAGCAACATGAGAGGAGAATGGAATGGGTTACAAGCATTATTCTTAAAAGATTGTCCTTATGCTTACTATATCCACTGTTTTGCTCACCGATTACAACTTGCATTAGTTGCTGCATCAAGAGAAGTTATTCCTGTGCATCAGTTTTTTTCAAAATTGACTTTCATCGTCAACATCATTTGTTCTTCTAGTAAGCGACATGATGAGTTACATGCTGCCAAGACAGATGAAATTGTCCATTTATTAGAGATTGATGAACTTGAAACTGGTAAAGGGGCAAATCAAATTGATACTTTGAAACGAGCAGGTGATACTCAATGGAGTTCTCATTTCTCTTCTGTTTGCAGTTTGATAAATATGTATGGTGCAACGTTGACTGTTTTACAAAAGATTATTGTTGATGGATCAACTTATTCTCAGCGTGGTGATGCAGATAGTGCTTACAATACCCTAACCTCATTTGAGTTTGTATTGATCTTGCATTTGATGAAAGATATGATGGGAATAACTGATATTCTTTGTCAAGCTTTACAAAAGCAGTCTCAAGACATAGTTAATGCT GATGCTTACAAAAATTTTGACATTGCTAAGATTTCTACTCTTGTTGATAGCTACTATCCCGAAGACTTTACTGAACAAGAGAAGATTAATTTGCCTTTTCATCTTCAGCATTTTATTCTTGATGTTCGTCAGCATCCAGAAATGAAGAATTTGTCAACTATTCATGAACTGTGTAGATGTTCAGCAGAAACAAAAAAGTCAAAAGTGTATTACTTGATTGATAGATTGATTCGTCTGATATTAACTCTTCCAGTTTCTACAGCTACTACAGAGCGATCATTTTCAgcaatgaaaataataaagaCAAGGTTAAGAAACAAGATGGATGATGACTTTCTTGCGGATAGTTTGGTTATTTACATTGAGAAAGAAATTGCTGCAAAAGTTTAG
- the LOC112712060 gene encoding LEAF RUST 10 DISEASE-RESISTANCEUS RECEPTOR-LIKE PROTEIN KINASE-like 2.1 isoform X2 — MYRCVIISIILYCVLSRTTLCSYVDPQFEACKPQTCGNQSISYPFYIQYKQEPFCGYPGFGISCDSNGFPVLSLSYTPYIIHQIFYHNQSLRVSNAAFSSTNTTTADYCISLTRNLTLPSTKIFTLVHQNYNKDILLFFGCNLSSLPTESTNYRIGCSEANNKTGGSFLALYKDDVKTVSSVSKSCGRSGEVVQAGVEESEGGGIQEALRRGFMLNWNASDCKPCSSSGGRCGFNVTMYFFQCYCTDRIHASRCVIPDGRSKASMKIGLALGLAAAVILLLVMVTYYTRWKKENSKHHLVDAFLERHGHLQIKRYSYSEMKKVTNSFKNKLGQGGFGSVYKGQLQDGRHVAVKILSELKGDGDDFINEVASMSRTSHVNIIALLGFCFQGSKRALVYEFMPNGSLEKLIYEENAVIGDRQLDCQTLYDIAIGVARGLEYLHKGCNTRILHFDIKPHNILLDENFLPKISDFGLAKICTIKESIVSIFGARGTAGYIAPEVFSRNFGVVSHKSDVYSYGMMVLEMVGRRKNIKAEVDASNEIYFPYWIHNRLVSNQELGLQNIRNEYDNEMVRKMTIVSLWCIQTKPSTRPSISKVVEMLEGRTELLQLPPKPYWFSPSNSP, encoded by the exons ATGTACCGTTGTGTTATCATTAGCATCATCCTCTACTGTGTGTTGAGCAGAACCACTTTGTGCAGTTATGTGGATCCACAGTTTGAAGCATGTAAACCCCAAACATGCGGCAACCAATCCATAAGCTACCCTTTCTACATCCAATACAAGCAGGAACCTTTCTGTGGGTACCCTGGTTTTGGCATCTCTTGTGATAGTAATGGCTTCCCAGTTCTCAGTCTCTCTTATACTCCTTACATCATCCATCAAATATTCTACCACAACCAATCACTCAGAGTCTCCAATGCTGCCTTTTCATCAACCAACACCACCACAGCTGATTATTGTATTTCCCTTACACGGAACCTCACCCTTCCCTCAACCAAGATCTTCACTCTTGTTCATCAGAATTATAATAAGGACATCTTACTGTTCTTCGGCTGTAACCTGTCATCCCTGCCCACAGAGTCGACAAATTACAGAATTGGGTGTTCTGAAGCGAACAACAAAACGGGTGGTTCGTTTCTGGCATTGTATAAGGACGATGTCAAAACGGTAAGCTCGGTGTCTAAGAGTTGCGGGAGGAGCGGAGAGGTGGTGCAGGCGGGGGTGGAAGAGAGTGAAGGAGGAGGGATACAAGAGGCGCTGAGGAGAGGGTTCATGCTGAATTGGAATGCGAGTGATTGTAAGCCGTGCAGTAGCAGCGGAGGAAGGTGTGGCTTCAATGTAACTATGTATTTTTTCCAGTGTTACTGCACTGATAGAATTCATGCTTCCAGATGTGTTATTCCAG ATGGTAGAAGCAAGGCTTCCATGAAGATTGGACTTGCACTCGGACTAG CTGCTGCAGTTATTCTGCTGTTAGTAATGGTCACCTACTACACAAGATGGAAGAAGGAAAACTCAAAACACCACCTGGTTGATGCCTTTTTGGAGAGACATGGACACCTTCAAATCAAGAGGTACAGCTATTCCGAGATGAAGAAAGTGACCAATTCCTTCAAAAACAAACTAGGCCAAGGGGGGTTTGGCAGTGTATACAAAGGACAATTACAGGATGGACGACATGTAGCAGTGAAGATCCTAAGTGAACTGAAAGGTGATGGTGATGATTTCATCAATGAAGTTGCTAGTATGAGCAGAACCTCTCACGTTAACATTATTGCTCTTCTTGGATTCTGCTTTCAAGGTTCCAAACGAGCTTTGGTTTATGAATTTATGCCCAATGGGTCACTTGAGAAGTTAATCTATGAAGAAAATGCTGTGATAGGGGATCGCCAATTGGATTGCCAGACTTTATATGATATTGCAATTGGTGTTGCCCGAGGACTTGAATATTTGCACAAGGGCTGCAATACTAGAATCTTGCATTTTGACATTAAGCCTCATAACATTCTATTAGATGAAAATTTCCTACCCAAAATTTCAGACTTCGGACTTGCAAAAATTTGCACAATAAAAGAAAGTATAGTATCAATATTTGGTGCTAGAGGAACTGCAGGTTATATTGCCCCGGAGGTATTTTCTAGAAACTTTGGTGTAGTATCACATAAGTCTGATGTTTATAGTTATGGAATGATGGTCTTAGAAATGGTTGGAAGAAGAAAGAATATCAAGGCTGAAGTTGATGCATCGAATGAGATATATTTTCCTTACTGGATACACAATAGACTTGTATCAAATCAAGAGCTTGGTCTGCAAAATATAAGAAATGAATATGATAATGAGATGGTCAGAAAGATGACAATAGTGAGTTTATGGTGCATTCAAACCAAGCCTTCAACTCGACCATCAATCAGTAAAGTGGTGGAAATGTTGGAAGGAAGAACTGAGTTGTTGCAATTGCCTCCTAAACCATATTGGTTTTCTCCTTCAAATTCTCCCTGA
- the LOC112712060 gene encoding LEAF RUST 10 DISEASE-RESISTANCEUS RECEPTOR-LIKE PROTEIN KINASE-like 2.1 isoform X1 — translation MYRCVIISIILYCVLSRTTLCSYVDPQFEACKPQTCGNQSISYPFYIQYKQEPFCGYPGFGISCDSNGFPVLSLSYTPYIIHQIFYHNQSLRVSNAAFSSTNTTTADYCISLTRNLTLPSTKIFTLVHQNYNKDILLFFGCNLSSLPTESTNYRIGCSEANNKTGGSFLALYKDDVKTVSSVSKSCGRSGEVVQAGVEESEGGGIQEALRRGFMLNWNASDCKPCSSSGGRCGFNVTMYFFQCYCTDRIHASRCVIPDGRSKASMKIGLALGLAFAAAAVILLLVMVTYYTRWKKENSKHHLVDAFLERHGHLQIKRYSYSEMKKVTNSFKNKLGQGGFGSVYKGQLQDGRHVAVKILSELKGDGDDFINEVASMSRTSHVNIIALLGFCFQGSKRALVYEFMPNGSLEKLIYEENAVIGDRQLDCQTLYDIAIGVARGLEYLHKGCNTRILHFDIKPHNILLDENFLPKISDFGLAKICTIKESIVSIFGARGTAGYIAPEVFSRNFGVVSHKSDVYSYGMMVLEMVGRRKNIKAEVDASNEIYFPYWIHNRLVSNQELGLQNIRNEYDNEMVRKMTIVSLWCIQTKPSTRPSISKVVEMLEGRTELLQLPPKPYWFSPSNSP, via the exons ATGTACCGTTGTGTTATCATTAGCATCATCCTCTACTGTGTGTTGAGCAGAACCACTTTGTGCAGTTATGTGGATCCACAGTTTGAAGCATGTAAACCCCAAACATGCGGCAACCAATCCATAAGCTACCCTTTCTACATCCAATACAAGCAGGAACCTTTCTGTGGGTACCCTGGTTTTGGCATCTCTTGTGATAGTAATGGCTTCCCAGTTCTCAGTCTCTCTTATACTCCTTACATCATCCATCAAATATTCTACCACAACCAATCACTCAGAGTCTCCAATGCTGCCTTTTCATCAACCAACACCACCACAGCTGATTATTGTATTTCCCTTACACGGAACCTCACCCTTCCCTCAACCAAGATCTTCACTCTTGTTCATCAGAATTATAATAAGGACATCTTACTGTTCTTCGGCTGTAACCTGTCATCCCTGCCCACAGAGTCGACAAATTACAGAATTGGGTGTTCTGAAGCGAACAACAAAACGGGTGGTTCGTTTCTGGCATTGTATAAGGACGATGTCAAAACGGTAAGCTCGGTGTCTAAGAGTTGCGGGAGGAGCGGAGAGGTGGTGCAGGCGGGGGTGGAAGAGAGTGAAGGAGGAGGGATACAAGAGGCGCTGAGGAGAGGGTTCATGCTGAATTGGAATGCGAGTGATTGTAAGCCGTGCAGTAGCAGCGGAGGAAGGTGTGGCTTCAATGTAACTATGTATTTTTTCCAGTGTTACTGCACTGATAGAATTCATGCTTCCAGATGTGTTATTCCAG ATGGTAGAAGCAAGGCTTCCATGAAGATTGGACTTGCACTCGGACTAG CCTTTGCAGCTGCTGCAGTTATTCTGCTGTTAGTAATGGTCACCTACTACACAAGATGGAAGAAGGAAAACTCAAAACACCACCTGGTTGATGCCTTTTTGGAGAGACATGGACACCTTCAAATCAAGAGGTACAGCTATTCCGAGATGAAGAAAGTGACCAATTCCTTCAAAAACAAACTAGGCCAAGGGGGGTTTGGCAGTGTATACAAAGGACAATTACAGGATGGACGACATGTAGCAGTGAAGATCCTAAGTGAACTGAAAGGTGATGGTGATGATTTCATCAATGAAGTTGCTAGTATGAGCAGAACCTCTCACGTTAACATTATTGCTCTTCTTGGATTCTGCTTTCAAGGTTCCAAACGAGCTTTGGTTTATGAATTTATGCCCAATGGGTCACTTGAGAAGTTAATCTATGAAGAAAATGCTGTGATAGGGGATCGCCAATTGGATTGCCAGACTTTATATGATATTGCAATTGGTGTTGCCCGAGGACTTGAATATTTGCACAAGGGCTGCAATACTAGAATCTTGCATTTTGACATTAAGCCTCATAACATTCTATTAGATGAAAATTTCCTACCCAAAATTTCAGACTTCGGACTTGCAAAAATTTGCACAATAAAAGAAAGTATAGTATCAATATTTGGTGCTAGAGGAACTGCAGGTTATATTGCCCCGGAGGTATTTTCTAGAAACTTTGGTGTAGTATCACATAAGTCTGATGTTTATAGTTATGGAATGATGGTCTTAGAAATGGTTGGAAGAAGAAAGAATATCAAGGCTGAAGTTGATGCATCGAATGAGATATATTTTCCTTACTGGATACACAATAGACTTGTATCAAATCAAGAGCTTGGTCTGCAAAATATAAGAAATGAATATGATAATGAGATGGTCAGAAAGATGACAATAGTGAGTTTATGGTGCATTCAAACCAAGCCTTCAACTCGACCATCAATCAGTAAAGTGGTGGAAATGTTGGAAGGAAGAACTGAGTTGTTGCAATTGCCTCCTAAACCATATTGGTTTTCTCCTTCAAATTCTCCCTGA